A genomic stretch from Kribbella jejuensis includes:
- a CDS encoding ABC transporter ATP-binding protein, producing the protein MTTTQQQTPPPTDVKDALPEEQKWRGLFEEDPDREISRATTIRLKEDSRKLLGELLRPYQKLIWLLVVIVIVENAARLAVPYLVHLGIDKGIPPILAGEGSKQLITIVIVVLASALLQAWARQVFLMRSGRLGQTILLGLRKRVFDHFQRLSPAFHDKFTSGRVISRLTSDVQVIDEMLASGFDSLVTAVLTLVGTSIILLTLDVKLGLLALLSFPALLILTAWFRKRSAIVYRQTREAVVLVIVHFVESMTGIRAVQAFRREPRNEEIFHGVNDRYRKANLESFQLNAIFMPAIKGVGNITIVAILAYGGYQAYHGHVTVGVLTAFLLYLRQFFEPLQDITQFYNTFLSASAALEKLSGVLNETPDVPEPIQKALPGPARGHLELRNVRFEYVDGVPVLPGLQLDVPAGQTLALVGTTGAGKTTIAKLVARFYDPTGGHLLLDGVDLRDLSEDDLRERVVMVTQENFLFTGSVADNIRFGKPDATMEEVVEAAKVIGAHDFIMALPNGYETAVEKRGSRLSAGQRQLVAFARAFLADPAVLILDEATSSLDIPSERLIQRALRTILADRTAIVIAHRLSTVETADRVLVLEHGRIIEDGSPDHLITVDGHYAGLHQAWEESLA; encoded by the coding sequence ATGACGACGACCCAGCAGCAGACACCTCCTCCCACTGATGTGAAGGACGCACTGCCGGAGGAGCAGAAGTGGCGGGGGTTGTTCGAGGAGGACCCCGACCGGGAAATCTCCCGCGCCACGACGATCCGGCTGAAGGAGGACTCCCGCAAGCTGCTCGGGGAACTGCTCCGGCCGTACCAGAAGCTCATCTGGCTGCTGGTGGTGATCGTGATCGTCGAGAACGCCGCCCGGCTCGCCGTGCCGTACCTGGTCCACCTGGGCATCGACAAGGGCATCCCGCCGATCCTGGCGGGTGAGGGCTCGAAGCAGCTGATCACCATCGTCATCGTGGTACTGGCGTCGGCGCTGCTGCAGGCGTGGGCGCGACAGGTCTTCCTGATGCGCTCCGGGCGCCTCGGGCAGACCATCCTGCTCGGGCTGCGGAAGCGGGTGTTCGACCACTTCCAGCGGCTCAGCCCGGCGTTCCACGACAAGTTCACGTCGGGGCGGGTGATCTCCCGGCTGACCTCCGACGTACAGGTCATCGACGAAATGCTGGCGAGCGGTTTCGACAGCCTCGTGACAGCTGTGCTGACCTTGGTCGGTACGTCGATCATCCTGCTCACGCTGGACGTCAAGCTCGGTCTGCTCGCGCTGCTGTCGTTCCCGGCGCTGCTGATCCTGACGGCGTGGTTCCGGAAGCGGTCCGCGATCGTCTACCGGCAGACGCGTGAGGCCGTCGTACTCGTCATCGTGCACTTCGTCGAGTCGATGACCGGGATCCGCGCGGTGCAGGCGTTCCGCCGGGAGCCGCGGAACGAGGAGATCTTCCACGGCGTCAACGACCGCTACCGGAAGGCGAACCTCGAGTCGTTCCAGCTGAACGCGATCTTCATGCCGGCGATCAAGGGCGTCGGCAACATCACGATCGTCGCGATCCTGGCGTACGGCGGTTACCAGGCCTACCACGGGCACGTAACGGTCGGCGTACTGACCGCGTTCCTGCTGTACCTGCGGCAGTTCTTCGAGCCGCTGCAGGACATCACGCAGTTCTACAACACGTTCCTGTCCGCGTCGGCGGCGCTGGAGAAGCTGTCCGGCGTCCTGAACGAGACCCCGGACGTACCGGAGCCGATCCAAAAGGCCTTGCCCGGTCCGGCGCGCGGTCACCTGGAACTGCGGAACGTCCGGTTCGAGTACGTCGACGGCGTACCGGTGCTGCCCGGGCTGCAGCTCGACGTACCGGCGGGCCAGACGCTCGCCCTGGTCGGTACGACGGGAGCGGGCAAGACCACGATCGCGAAACTCGTGGCCAGGTTCTACGACCCGACCGGCGGGCACCTGCTGCTCGACGGCGTGGACCTCCGCGACCTGTCCGAGGACGACCTGCGCGAGCGGGTCGTGATGGTGACCCAGGAGAACTTCCTGTTCACCGGCTCGGTCGCGGACAACATCAGGTTCGGCAAGCCGGACGCGACGATGGAGGAGGTCGTCGAGGCCGCCAAGGTGATCGGCGCGCACGACTTCATCATGGCCCTGCCGAACGGTTACGAGACCGCGGTCGAGAAGCGCGGGTCCCGGTTGTCGGCCGGTCAGCGGCAGCTGGTCGCGTTCGCGCGGGCGTTCCTGGCGGACCCGGCCGTCCTGATCCTGGACGAGGCCACGTCCAGCCTGGACATCCCCAGCGAGCGGCTGATCCAGCGGGCGCTGAGGACGATCCTCGCCGACCGGACCGCGATCGTGATCGCGCACCGGCTGTCCACGGTCGAGACAGCCGACCGCGTGCTCGTGCTCGAACACGGCCGGATCATCGAGGACGGCTCGCCCGACCACCTGATCACAGTCGACGGCCACTACGCCGGCCTACACCAGGCCTGGGAAGAGTCCCTGGCCTGA
- a CDS encoding ABC transporter ATP-binding protein: MFTTAMLGVGVSLTVPLVTRAIIDGPVTRHELSMLVPLALLALGLSISEVILVWMRRWAQSRTVSDLEATLRHDLYVRLQSLPMEFHTRWQSGQLLSRVTTDLSTIRRFMGFGLLFLVMNILQLIVVTILLLQLYWPLGLVVLVAAVPIVMVSLKFEKKYLRISRKVQDQQGDLATRIEESALGFRVIKAFGRRPYVQAQFDDEATTLYDTEVEKVRLASRFWSFLGVIPNLTLVIVLLLGALAVGREAITLGTLVAFITLMLSLVWPVTSLGAILAMAQEAMTAADRISEILDTYSVIKSGPDELTNPRGHLRFEHVGFRFSDDSTEVLHDINLDLTPGTTLALVGATGSGKTTLTALVPRLYDVTAGRITIDGHDIRDLSLVSLRTAVASAFDDPTLFSMSVRENLTLGRPDASEAEVQEALEVAQAQFANDLPWGLDTRVGEQGMSLSGGQRQRLALARAVLAKPAVLVLDDTLSALDVHTEALVEEALRNVLADTTGIVVAHRASTVMLADKVALLQNGTVTHVGTHQELLATVPAYRHLLAAEEEEVHA; the protein is encoded by the coding sequence ATGTTCACCACCGCCATGCTGGGCGTCGGCGTCAGCCTCACCGTCCCGTTGGTCACCAGGGCCATCATCGACGGTCCGGTCACCCGCCACGAGCTGAGCATGCTGGTTCCGCTGGCGCTGCTGGCCCTCGGGCTCAGCATCTCCGAGGTCATCCTGGTCTGGATGCGCCGCTGGGCGCAGTCCCGGACCGTCAGCGACCTCGAGGCCACACTCCGGCACGACCTGTATGTCCGGCTGCAGTCGCTGCCGATGGAGTTCCACACCCGCTGGCAGAGCGGCCAGTTGCTCTCCCGGGTGACCACCGACCTGTCCACGATCCGGCGGTTCATGGGCTTCGGCCTGCTGTTCCTGGTGATGAACATCCTGCAGCTGATCGTGGTCACGATCCTGCTGCTGCAGCTGTACTGGCCGCTCGGTCTGGTCGTCCTCGTGGCCGCCGTACCGATCGTGATGGTGTCGCTGAAGTTCGAGAAGAAGTACCTGCGGATCTCCCGCAAGGTGCAGGACCAGCAGGGCGACCTGGCCACCCGGATCGAAGAGTCCGCTCTCGGCTTCCGGGTGATCAAGGCGTTCGGGCGCCGGCCGTACGTGCAGGCGCAGTTCGACGACGAGGCGACCACGCTGTACGACACCGAGGTCGAGAAGGTCCGGCTGGCGTCCCGGTTCTGGAGCTTCCTCGGCGTGATCCCGAACCTGACCCTGGTGATCGTGCTGTTGCTCGGCGCGCTCGCCGTCGGCCGGGAGGCGATCACGCTCGGCACCCTGGTCGCGTTCATCACGCTGATGCTGTCGCTGGTCTGGCCGGTCACCTCGCTCGGCGCGATCCTGGCGATGGCGCAGGAGGCGATGACCGCGGCGGACCGGATCAGCGAGATCCTGGACACCTACTCGGTGATCAAGTCCGGCCCGGACGAGCTCACGAATCCCCGCGGGCACCTGCGCTTCGAGCACGTGGGCTTCCGGTTCTCCGACGACTCGACCGAGGTCCTGCACGACATCAACCTGGACCTCACCCCCGGTACGACGCTGGCCCTGGTCGGCGCCACCGGGTCCGGGAAGACGACGCTGACCGCACTGGTCCCCCGGCTGTACGACGTGACCGCCGGACGGATCACCATCGACGGGCACGACATCCGGGACCTGTCCCTGGTGTCACTGCGGACCGCGGTCGCGTCCGCGTTCGACGACCCGACGCTGTTCTCCATGAGTGTGCGGGAGAACCTCACTCTCGGCAGGCCCGACGCCTCTGAGGCAGAGGTACAGGAGGCGCTGGAGGTAGCCCAGGCGCAGTTCGCCAACGACCTCCCGTGGGGCCTGGACACCCGGGTCGGTGAGCAGGGCATGTCGCTGTCGGGCGGCCAACGCCAGCGGCTGGCCCTGGCGCGCGCAGTGCTCGCCAAGCCCGCAGTACTCGTGCTGGACGACACCCTGTCCGCGCTCGACGTACACACCGAGGCCCTGGTCGAGGAGGCGCTGCGGAACGTGCTCGCCGACACCACCGGCATCGTGGTCGCGCACCGCGCGTCGACGGTGATGCTGGCCGACAAGGTGGCGCTGCTGCAGAACGGCACGGTCACCCACGTAGGAACCCATCAGGAGCTGCTGGCGACGGTACCGGCGTACCGCCACCTGCTGGCAGCGGAGGAAGAGGAGGTGCACGCATGA
- a CDS encoding MFS transporter: MAWVVRGEFRKLWIGQLVSATGSAVTRVALPLVAVVTLHASALEMGALSALAIAPHLVFGLHAGVWVDRWSLRRVLICTDIGALVLLGSVPAAAALRWLRIEQLYVVAVLTGLMALLSDTASQTMIPALVPREDLMRANSAALLNFNLAGTLGPSAAGVLVQVLPAPFAILIDAASYVVSTVTAYLIREPERPPARPRSEVRVSAGLRVLFGHGMLRPLVVSAAIAAMAGAMLGPLVVLFLIRELHLPAAFVGLNLTVSGAAAVAGTFVATGWCNRVGLGRCYLSGTFLASLNGVALFTGSVPVILLGSVFAGLGMSLFGVPQRTLRQALASEGLVGQVTASWRTLVIGGQTVGAVVSGALATALGIRPTLLIVTAGMLCGLLIAVLSPLRGLRDLPAVARSFAQD, encoded by the coding sequence GTGGCCTGGGTTGTGCGGGGTGAGTTCCGGAAGCTCTGGATCGGGCAGTTGGTGTCCGCGACGGGGAGTGCGGTCACTCGCGTTGCCTTGCCGTTGGTGGCTGTCGTGACGTTGCACGCGTCCGCGCTGGAGATGGGGGCGTTGTCCGCGTTGGCTATCGCGCCGCATCTGGTGTTCGGGCTGCACGCGGGGGTCTGGGTCGACAGGTGGTCGCTGCGGCGCGTGCTGATCTGCACTGACATCGGAGCGCTCGTTCTTCTCGGCTCGGTACCTGCCGCAGCGGCCCTGAGGTGGCTGCGGATCGAGCAGTTGTACGTGGTCGCCGTATTGACCGGTCTGATGGCCCTGCTGTCCGACACCGCGTCCCAGACGATGATTCCGGCGCTGGTGCCGCGTGAAGATCTCATGCGGGCCAACAGCGCGGCCCTGCTCAACTTCAACCTTGCGGGGACATTGGGACCTTCGGCAGCCGGTGTACTGGTCCAGGTGCTCCCGGCACCCTTCGCGATCCTGATCGACGCCGCGTCGTACGTCGTCTCAACCGTGACCGCGTACCTCATCCGCGAGCCGGAGCGTCCACCGGCACGGCCGCGGTCCGAGGTACGAGTGTCCGCCGGCCTGCGCGTGCTGTTCGGGCACGGGATGCTCCGGCCGCTCGTCGTGTCCGCGGCAATTGCGGCCATGGCCGGAGCGATGCTGGGACCGCTCGTCGTACTGTTCCTGATCCGCGAACTGCACCTGCCGGCAGCGTTCGTCGGACTGAACCTCACGGTCTCCGGAGCCGCCGCGGTGGCCGGCACCTTCGTCGCCACCGGCTGGTGCAACAGGGTCGGTCTCGGCCGTTGTTATCTGAGCGGCACATTCCTGGCGTCACTCAACGGCGTCGCGCTGTTCACCGGCTCAGTGCCGGTCATCCTTCTCGGCAGTGTCTTCGCAGGGCTCGGCATGTCGCTGTTCGGCGTTCCGCAGCGCACCCTGCGTCAGGCGCTCGCATCGGAGGGCCTCGTAGGGCAGGTGACCGCCTCCTGGCGCACCCTGGTCATTGGCGGTCAGACTGTCGGCGCCGTGGTCTCCGGAGCGCTCGCGACTGCGCTCGGCATCCGCCCCACCCTGCTGATCGTCACCGCCGGCATGCTCTGCGGTCTGCTGATCGCGGTCCTCTCCCCGCTCCGTGGACTGCGCGACCTGCCGGCAGTCGCGCGATCGTTCGCGCAGGACTGA